In the genome of Mycobacterium sp. 3519A, the window GCCGCGAGGTGTGTTCGGTCGTGTCGAGGTGCGCTGAACCAAACATACAGTACTGTATGCTTGACGACGGATCGGCGTCAAGCCCTGTCGAAAGTGAGACGTGATGGTCGCCCAGACCCGCACACCGCGCAGTGCGTGGATCGACGCCGGACTGCAGGCGCTCGCCTCCGGCGGACCGGACGCGGTTCGGGTGGACCTGCTGGCGAAATCGCTCGGCGTCACCAGGGGCGGCTTCTACTGGCATTTCGCCAGCCGTCAGGTGTTCCTGGACGCGCTGCTCGACGCGTGGGAGCACGCCAGCACCGACGAAGTGCTCACGCGTGTGGAGGCCGAGGGAGGCGACGCCCGAACGAAGGTGCGCAGGGCGGGCATGCTGACGTTCTCGGCCGACCTACTGCCGATCGATCTCGCGGTGCGCGACTGGGCCAGACGTGACCGCTCGGTGGCCAAACGCCTGCGCCGCGTCGACAACAACCGAATGGCTTACCTGCGAACGATGATCGGCACGTTCAGTGACGATCCCGACGACGTGGAAGCTCGCAGCCTGCTGGCCTTCTCGCTCGCCATCGGCAGCCATTTCATCGCCGCCGACCACG includes:
- a CDS encoding TetR/AcrR family transcriptional regulator — translated: MVAQTRTPRSAWIDAGLQALASGGPDAVRVDLLAKSLGVTRGGFYWHFASRQVFLDALLDAWEHASTDEVLTRVEAEGGDARTKVRRAGMLTFSADLLPIDLAVRDWARRDRSVAKRLRRVDNNRMAYLRTMIGTFSDDPDDVEARSLLAFSLAIGSHFIAADHAGRSRGQVLKRATQRLLT